The genomic window GGGCAGATGCCCGCAACTCTCGTCTTTAAAACAAAAAGACATTTATATTTCATTTTTAAATTTCATCCATTAGCAACCAGTTTTGACACATTTGTGGATTTCTCAGCTCCGCCACTTTCTGTAAAATGTGGGACTCAAAACACCTCTAATGGCTATATTTTAACAAGTTTTTGACGGAAAAGCAAGGAACAAGAAAGATTACTTGAACTTAATGCCGTTTTCTTTTAATTTCTTGATAGTTGCTGGACCGATTCCTTTCAAGGCAAGGAGTTCTTTTTCTGTCCAGTTTTTGAAGTCAGCTGCAGATTTGATCCCTTCATCGTAGAAAGTTTTAGCGCGATCTACTGAAAGTCCACCTAGGTTGGCTGCGAATTCCTCTACAGAGCTTGTAACTTTTTGAGCTTGTTCTTTAGTTGCTTCTACAGTTTTTTCAACTTGCTTAGAAACAGCTTTTCCTGCTTCACTTGCTGCTTTTTCAGCGTGTTTCACAACTTTTTTTGTTTCTTCGACAACCTTGTTTACAGCGTTTGAAAGTGCGCCTGAGCGACGAAGATTGTTTCTTAATTGTTTTTTACGTTGTAGTTTTTTTGACATGATAAGATCCTTTCAATAAAAAACCCCTGTGACTGAACAAGGATAAATCTTTATGTTTTATTGTATCAACTTTCTTTGGGAAATGCAAGGCTTGTTAGTTGAGAAAGATAGGAGTCCTATGGGGAATTCCGCCTTAGAATAAGAGAATATGATAGAAGAAAAGCGAAAAATATGGTATAATGAAACGATAGATTTTTGAATAGGAATACAATCATGTTTGGATTTTTAAAAAAAGATAAAGTAACAGAAACACCAGCGATGGTACCAGCGCATATCGGAGTTATCATGGATGGCAATGGTCGTTGGGCTAAAAAACGAATGCAGCCACGTGTCTTTGGGCATAAGGCTGGGATGGATGCTCTGAGAACAGTAGCGATTGCTGCTAGTGATATGGGTGTCAAGGCTATGACAGTTTATGCCTTCTCGACTGAAAATTGGACACGTCCAGATCAGGAAGTCAAGTTTATCATGAACCTTCCGGTTGAATTTTATGATAAGTATGTTCCCGAATTGCACCAAAAGAACATGAAGATTCAAATGATTGGGGAGACTGATCGTTTGCCTAAAGAGACCTTTGATGTTTTGAAAAAAGCGGAAGAGTTGACCAAGTTAAATACAGGTTTGATTCTCAACTTTGCCCTTAATTATGGTGGACGAGCTGAGATTACACAGGCAGTCAAGTTGATTGCACAGGATGTTTTAGATGCTAAGATCAATCCCGGTGATATTACAGAAGAGTTGATTGGGGAATATCTCTTTACGGGACATTTGCCGAAAACTTTGCGCGATCCTGACTTAATCATCCGAACTAGTGGCGAGCTTCGTTTGAGTAATTTCTTGCCTTGGCAAGCAGCTTATAGTGAACTTTATTTCACAGATGTCTTGTGGCCTGACTTTGATGAGGAAGCCTTAAAGGAAGCTATTGCAGAGTTTAACCGCCGCAATCGTCGATTTGGAGGAGTATAGGAACATTATGAAAAAGGACTTAATAAAGAGGACCATATTTGCCGCTTTGGCCCTAGCTATCTTTATCCCACTCTTGATGGTTGGAGGGCTGTGGCTACAGATTGTGATGGGAATTTTAGCCATGCTTGGAGTTCGTGAGTTGCTCCAGATGAAAGGGTTAAACACCATGACCCCTGAGAGTTTGTTGACCTTGCTAGCAACTTTCGCACTGACAATCCCCCTAGAAAACTACTTGACATTTTTACCTGTAGATGGGAATGTTGTCGCATATGGTGTTGTGATTTTTATCATGTTAGGTTGCACTGTTTTTAGCAAGAATTACACCATTGAAGATGCTGTATACCCAATCGCCATGAGTTTCTATGTTGGTTTTGGATTCAACGCTTTAGTCGATGCTCGAATCGCTGGCTTGGATAAAGCGCTCTTGGCTCTCTGTATCGTGTGGGCAACAGATAGTGGTGCTTATCTCGTTGGAATGAATTTCGGCAAGAGAAGATTGGCTCCAAGAGTTTCTCCTAACAAATCAGTCGAAGGAGCTTTTGGTGGTATTATAGCTGCCATGCTTGTTACACTCATCTTTATGTTAGTGGATAGTACAGTTGCCCTTCCTTATGGTATTTACAAAATGACACTCTTTGCTATTTTCTTTAGTATTGCAGGTCAATTGGGTGACTTGATTGAAAGTGCTATGAAACGCCACTTTGGAGTCAAGGATTCAGGGGTCTTCATCCCTGGACATGGGGGGGTACTAGATCGCTTTGATTCTATGTTGGCCGTGTTCCCTATTATGCACCTATTCGGCTTATTTTAAGGAAAGGTGGACAGATATTAAATGTTAGGATTATTAACCTTTATCCTTGTTTTTGGAATTATCGTGGTGGTTCACGAGTTCGGACATTTCTACTTTGCTAAGAAGTCTGGAATTTTGGTTCGTGAATTTGCCATTGGTATGGGTCCGAAAATCTTTGCCCATATCGGGAAAGACGGGACTGCTTACACGATTCGTCTCCTACCGCTTGGTGGTTATGTCCGCATGGCAGGTTGGGGTGAAGATACCACAGAGATTAAGACAGGAACTCCTGTTAGTTTGACCTTAGCCGAAGATGGCAAGGTTAAGCGCATCAATCTTTCTGGTAAGAAGGTCGACCAAACGGCTCTTCCGATGCAAGTAACCCAGTTTGACTTTGAGGATAAACTCTTTATCACAGGTTTGGTCTTGGAAGAGGAAAAAACGTTCTCCGTAGACCATGATGCAACTATTGTGGAAGCTGATGGAACGGAAGTTCGTATCGCTCC from Streptococcus sp. oral taxon 061 includes these protein-coding regions:
- a CDS encoding phosphatidate cytidylyltransferase; the encoded protein is MKKDLIKRTIFAALALAIFIPLLMVGGLWLQIVMGILAMLGVRELLQMKGLNTMTPESLLTLLATFALTIPLENYLTFLPVDGNVVAYGVVIFIMLGCTVFSKNYTIEDAVYPIAMSFYVGFGFNALVDARIAGLDKALLALCIVWATDSGAYLVGMNFGKRRLAPRVSPNKSVEGAFGGIIAAMLVTLIFMLVDSTVALPYGIYKMTLFAIFFSIAGQLGDLIESAMKRHFGVKDSGVFIPGHGGVLDRFDSMLAVFPIMHLFGLF
- a CDS encoding helix-hairpin-helix domain-containing protein, which encodes MSKKLQRKKQLRNNLRRSGALSNAVNKVVEETKKVVKHAEKAASEAGKAVSKQVEKTVEATKEQAQKVTSSVEEFAANLGGLSVDRAKTFYDEGIKSAADFKNWTEKELLALKGIGPATIKKLKENGIKFK
- a CDS encoding isoprenyl transferase → MFGFLKKDKVTETPAMVPAHIGVIMDGNGRWAKKRMQPRVFGHKAGMDALRTVAIAASDMGVKAMTVYAFSTENWTRPDQEVKFIMNLPVEFYDKYVPELHQKNMKIQMIGETDRLPKETFDVLKKAEELTKLNTGLILNFALNYGGRAEITQAVKLIAQDVLDAKINPGDITEELIGEYLFTGHLPKTLRDPDLIIRTSGELRLSNFLPWQAAYSELYFTDVLWPDFDEEALKEAIAEFNRRNRRFGGV